The Prosthecomicrobium sp. N25 nucleotide sequence GGCGTGAAGCCGAAGCGGATGATGTCCGGTGCCCGGAAGTCCCCGATCACGCCGCGCGCGATCAGCGCCTGCATGACGGCGTAGCCCTCCGGCGTGCGGAACGAGATCTGGCTGCCGCGCACCGCCGGGTCGCGTGGGCTCGCCAGGACGAGATCCGGGCAGGTCGCCGCGACGGCCGCCACGAAGAGCGCCGCCAGCGAGGCCGACTTGGCGGCGAGCACCGCGAGGTCGACGCCCTCGAAGACGTCCAGCGCCGCATCGAGCGCCGAAAGGCCGATCACCGAGGGCGTGCCGGCGCGCAGCCGGTCGATGCCCGCCGCCGGCCGGTAGTCGAGATCGAACGCGAAGGGCGCCGCGTGGCCCATCCAGCCCGAGAGCGCCGGCTCGACCGCCTCCTGGTGGCGCGGCGCCACATACGCGAAGGCCGGCGCGCCCGGCCCCCCGTTCAGGTACTTGTAGCCGCAGCCGATCGCGAAGTCGGCGCCCGCCCCGGCGAGGTCGACCGGGAAGGCCCCCGCCGAATGCGCCAGGTCCCAGATGGTCAGCGCCCCGGCCGCCTGCGCCCGCGCGGTGAGGGCCGGCATGTCGTGCCGACGCCCGGTGCGGTAGTCGACCTCCGTCAGCATCAGGACCGCCAGGTCGTCCCCGATCGCGTCCGCGACCGCCTCCGGGGCGACCACGTCGAGACGGTGCCGGTCGCCGAGGAGGCGGATCAGGCCCTGCGCCATGTAGAGGTCCGTCGGGAAGTTCCCCCGGTCGGAGAGGATGCGGGTCCGCCCCGGCCTCAGCCGCAGCGCCGCGGAGAGCACCTTGAAGAGGTTGACCGATGTGGAGTCCGCCGCCGTCACGCTGCCCGGCTCCGCGCCGATCAGCCGCCCGATCTTGGCGCCGACCCGCGCCGGCAGGTCGATCCAGCCGGCGCTGTTCCAGCTCCGGATCAGCCCCTCGCCCCACTCCGTCTCGACCGTCCGGGCGACCCGCGCCGGCACGGCCTTCGGCATCACGCCGAGCGAATTGCCGTCCAGGTACACGATCCCGGGCGGGACGGCGAAGAGGTCCCGCCGGCCGGCAAGCGGATCCGCCGCGTCCCGCGCCGCCGCCTCGCGCCTCAGCGCTTCCGTGACCACGCGCGCCTCCTATTACTTTAAGTTTAAAGTAAACCCCCTCCGAATAGCCGTCAAGCGCTCGCAGACCACGTCCGCCGAACGAAT carries:
- the kynU gene encoding kynureninase, producing MRREAAARDAADPLAGRRDLFAVPPGIVYLDGNSLGVMPKAVPARVARTVETEWGEGLIRSWNSAGWIDLPARVGAKIGRLIGAEPGSVTAADSTSVNLFKVLSAALRLRPGRTRILSDRGNFPTDLYMAQGLIRLLGDRHRLDVVAPEAVADAIGDDLAVLMLTEVDYRTGRRHDMPALTARAQAAGALTIWDLAHSAGAFPVDLAGAGADFAIGCGYKYLNGGPGAPAFAYVAPRHQEAVEPALSGWMGHAAPFAFDLDYRPAAGIDRLRAGTPSVIGLSALDAALDVFEGVDLAVLAAKSASLAALFVAAVAATCPDLVLASPRDPAVRGSQISFRTPEGYAVMQALIARGVIGDFRAPDIIRFGFTPLYLSHGEVLDAAATLAAIMSDRLWDRPEFKVRAKVT